From one Triticum urartu cultivar G1812 chromosome 3, Tu2.1, whole genome shotgun sequence genomic stretch:
- the LOC125543069 gene encoding UDP-glycosyltransferase 73D1-like: MSGDGQSGSARVHFVLVPMMAQGHIIPMTDMASLLAEHGAQVTFITTPVNASRLASFAAHMEETGLAVRLVELHFPAAKFGLPDGCENIDMIQSKDLLSNFLEACAALREPLKAHLSEQQLPPPSCIISDTMHWWTGDVARELGIPRLTFRGFCGFSSLVSYIICRDNLLKHVTDENELITIPGFPTPLELAKAKCPGGIPIPGMEQIREKIYQEELRCDGVVLNSFKELETLHIESFEQVTRKKVWTVGPMCLCHQNSSTIAARGNKAPIDEAECLQWLDSMKPGSVIFVSFGSLTCTAPQQLIELGLGLEATKKPFIWVIKAGDKFPEVEEWLSDGFEERVKERGMIIRGWAPQVMILWHQAIGGFMTHCGWNSTIESICAGVPMITWPHFAEQFSNEKLVVDVLNIGVEVGVEGVTRWGHEHKEAMVTRNDVERAVYALMDEGKAQEQFRVRAKDCAIKARRAFDEEGSSYNNIKLLIQEMGNKTNACG; this comes from the exons ATGTCCGGCGATGGCCAGAGCGGCTCCGCAAGGGTGCACTTCGTGCTGGTCCCGATGATGGCGCAGGGTCACATCATCCCCATGACCGACATGGCGAGCCTGCTGGCCGAGCACGGCGCGCAGGTCACCTTCATCACCACGCCAGTGAACGCGTCCAGGTTGGCGAGCTTTGCCGCCCACATGGAGGAGACAGGCCTGGCGGTCCGGCTCGTGGAGCTCCATTTCCCGGCAGCCAAGTTTGGCCTACCGGACGGGTGCGAGAACATAGACATGATCCAATCCAAGGATCTGCTGTCGAACTTCTTGGAGGCATGCGCCGCGCTTCGGGAGCCGCTCAAGGCACACCTCAGTGAGCAGCAGCTGCCGCCTCCGAGCTGCATCATATCTGACACGATGCATTGGTGGACCGGTGATGTCGCAAGAGAGCTTGGTATCCCGAGGCTCACCTTTAGAGGCTTCTGTGGCTTCTCGTCCCTTGTCAG TTACATCATTTGCCGCGACAACTTATTGAAACACGTCACAGATGAGAATGAGCTCATTACGATCCCAGGGTTCCCTACACCACTGGAGTTGGCAAAGGCTAAATGCCCTGGAGGCATTCCCATTCCAGGTATGGAGCAAATTCGTGAGAAGATCTATCAAGAGGAGCTGAGATGCGATGGCGTGGTCCTTAACAGCTTCAAAGAGCTGGAGACATTGCATATCGAATCCTTTGAGCAGGTGACAAGGAAGAAAGTATGGACGGTCGGGCCAATGTGCCTCTGCCACCAAAACAGCAGCACAATCGCCGCAAGAGGAAACAAGGCGCCAATAGATGAGGCAGAGTGCTTGCAGTGGCTTGATTCAATGAAGCCAGGCTCAGTGATCTTTGTCAGCTTTGGCAGCCTCACCTGCACTGCACCTCAGCAACTTATTGAGCTCGGCCTGGGACTTGAAGCCACCAAGAAACCATTCATTTGGGTGATCAAAGCGGGAGATAAGTTTCCAGAAGTTGAGGAATGGCTCTCAGATGGCTTCGAGGAACGCGTCAAAGAGAGAGGCATGATCATAAGGGGCTGGGCACCACAGGTGATGATCCTGTGGCACCAAGCCATTGGAGGATTCATGACACACTGTGGGTGGAACTCAACAATAGAGAGCATCTGTGCTGGTGTGCCCATGATCACATGGCCACACTTCGCGGAGCAGTTTTCAAACGAGAAGTTGGTGGTGGATGTGCTGAACATTGGGGTGGAGGTTGGAGTGGAAGGAGTTACACGGTGGGGACATGAACACAAAGAGGCTATGGTTACAAGAAATGATGTGGAGAGAGCAGTGTACGCCCTGATGGATGAGGGGAAAGCTCAAGAGCAGTTCCGGGTGAGAGCAAAAGACTGTGCCATCAAGGCAAGGAGGGCTTTCGATGAGGAAGGTTCTTCATATAACAACATAAAGCTACTGATTCAAGAAATGGGAAACAAGACGAATGCATGTGGTTGA
- the LOC125543067 gene encoding putative pentatricopeptide repeat-containing protein At3g15930 — MPLRAYVGMLARGARPDAYTFPPLLKAVAAERGAVAPSVGDSVHAHVVKFGLELNAHVASSLVLMYATRGDGVMARALLDVQPAGGGGTPVVWNALMSGHKRSRQFRLSCCSFLDMVRAGVVPTPVTYITVLSACGKGNDVLLGMQLHKRVIESGVLPDLKVENALVGMYAECGEMEAAWDLFEVMQVRNIVSWTSVISGCVRLGQVDRARVLFDRMPERDTVSWTAMIDGYVQAGQFREALEMFREMQLSKVRADEFTMVSIVTACAQLGALETGEWARIYMNRHGIKMDTFVGNALIDMYSKCGSIERAMDVFNEMHSRDKFTWTAIILGLAVNGHGEEAINMFDRMLRAFEAPDEVTFIGVLTACTHAGLVDKGRDFFLSMTVTYRIAPNVMHYGCMIDLLGRAGKLREALETIGKMPMKPSSAIWGTLLAACRVHGNSEIGELAAERLLELDPENSMAYVLLSNLYAKSNRWGDVRWLRQVMMEKGIKKEPGCSLIEMNGTIHEFVAGDRSHPMSEEIYSKLDKVLTDLKNDGYVPDVTEVFVQVTEEEKQKVLYWHSEKLAVAFALLVSESSVTIRIVKNLRMCLDCHNAIKLITKLYMREIVVRDRTRFHHFRHGLCSCKDYW; from the coding sequence ATGCCCTTGCGGGCGTACGTGGGCATGCTGGCACGCGGAGCCAGGCCTGACGCATACACGTTCCCGCCGTTGCTcaaggcggtggcggcggagcgggGTGCTGTGGCGCCGTCCGTCGGAGACTCTGTCCACGCGCATGTGGTTAAGTTTGGGCTGGAGCTCAACGCCCACGTGGCGAGCTCGCTGGTGCTCATGTACGCTACCAGGGGCGACGGCGTGATGGCGCGTGCGCTGCTGGACGTGCAGCCTGCCGGAGGTGGCGGCACGCCCGTTGTGTGGAATGCACTTATGTCCGGCCACAAGAGAAGCAGGCAGTTCAGGCTGTCATGCTGCTCATTCCTGGATATGGTGAGGGCTGGCGTTGTGCCCACGCCGGTCACCTACATCACAGTGCTGTCGGCATGTGGCAAAGGCAACGACGTCCTGCTCGGAATGCAGCTGCACAAGCGCGTCATTGAGAGCGGGGTGTTGCCTGACCTCAAGGTGGAGAATGCGCTTGTTGGTATGTATGCCGAGTGTGGCGAGATGGAAGCAGCTTGGGATTTGTTTGAGGTCATGCAGGTGAGGAACATTGTGTCCTGGACGTCGGTAATCTCTGGGTGTGTAAGACTAGGCCAGGTTGATCGAGCCAGGGTACTCTTTGATCGTATGCCTGAGAGGGACACCGTCTCATGGACTGCGATGATTGATGGTTATGTACAAGCTGGCCAGTTCCGAGAGGCATTGGAGATGTTTCGTGAGATGCAACTTAGCAAGGTGAGGGCAGATGAGTTCACCATGGTCAGCATAGTCACGGCATGCGCGCAGCTTGGTGCTTTAGAGACAGGGGAGTGGGCTAGAATTTACATGAACAGACATGGGATCAAGATGGATACTTTTGTTGGGAATGCGCTCATAGACATGTATTCAAAGTGTGGGAGCATCGAGAGGGCAATGGACGTGTTCAATGAGATGCACAGTAGAGATAAGTTTACTTGGACCGCTATTATACTTGGTCTTGCAGTGAATGGCCATGGTGAGGAGGCTATCAATATGTTTGACAGGATGCTTAGGGCGTTTGAAGCTCCAGACGAGGTGACCTTCATTGGCGTTCTCACTGCCTGTACTCATGCTGGCTTGGTTGACAAAGGACGAGACTTCTTTCTCAGCATGACTGTGACCTACAGGATTGCTCCTAATGTGATGCATTATGGATGCATGATCGACCTCCTTGGGCGAGCTGGGAAACTAAGAGAAGCATTGGAGACAATAGGTAAAATGCCCATGAAACCCAGCTCTGCAATCTGGGGGACCCTGCTGGCAGCTTGTAGGGTCCATGGTAACTCAGAGATAGGTGAATTGGCAGCAGAACGTCTCCTTGAGTTGGATCCAGAGAACAGCATGGCTTACGTCCTTTTGTCCAATCTGTATGCAAAATCTAATAGATGGGGAGATGTCCGGTGGCTTAGGCAGGTAATGATGGAGAAAGGAATCAAGAAAGAGCCTGGTTGCAGCCTTATTGAAATGAATGGCACAATTCACGAATTTGTAGCTGGCGATAGATCTCATCCTATGAGCGAAGAAATCTATTCTAAATTGGACAAGGTACTCACGGATTTGAAGAATGATGGATATGTACCTGATGTAACCGAGGTCTTTGTTCAAGTCacagaagaagaaaaacaaaaagtTCTTTATTGGCACAGCGAAAAGTTGGCTGTCGCTTTTGCATTACTCGTATCAGAATCCAGTGTGACAATAAGGATCGTGAAAAACTTGAGGATGTGTTTAGACTGCCACAATGCAATTAAATTGATCACCAAGTTATATATGAGAGAGATTGTTGTGAGGGACAGGACACGCTTCCATCATTTTAGACATGGACTCTGTTCTTGTAAGGACTATTGGTAA
- the LOC125543070 gene encoding UDP-glycosyltransferase 73D1-like, giving the protein MSGDGQSGSARAHFVLVPMMAQGHIIPMTDMARLLAENGVQVTFITTPVNASRLASFAAHVETGLAVRLVELHFPAAEFGLPDMCENVDMIQSKDLVLNFLEACAALREPLKAHLREQQQSPPSCIISDTMHWWTGDVARELGIPRLAFSGFCGFSSLVSYIICHDNLLKHVTDENELITISGFPTPLELAKAKCPGRIPIPGMEQIREKIYQEELRCDGVVLNSFKELETLYIESFEQVTRKKVWTVGPMCLCHQNSNTIAARGNKAPIDEAECLQWLDSMKPGSVIFVSFGSLACTAPQQLIELGLGLEATKKPFIWVIKAGDKFPEVEEWLSDGFEERVKDRGMIIRGWAPQVMILWHQAVGGFMTHCGWNSTIEGICAGVPMITWPHFAEQFSNEKLVVEVLNIGVEVGVEGVTRWGHEHKEAMVTRNDVERAVYALMDEGKAEEQFRVRARDCAIKARRAFDEEGSSYNNIKLLIQEMGNKTNACG; this is encoded by the exons ATGTCCGGCGATGGCCAGAGCGGCTCCGCAAGGGCGCACTTCGTGCTGGTCCCCATGATGGCGCAGGGTCACATCATTCCCATGACCGACATGGCGCGCCTGCTGGCCGAGAACGGCGTGCAGGTCACCTTCATCACCACGCCAGTGAACGCGTCCAGGCTGGCGAGCTTCGCCGCCCACGTGGAGACAGGCCTGGCGGTCCGGCTCGTGGAGCTCCATTTCCCGGCAGCCGAGTTTGGTCTACCGGACATGTGTGAGAACGTCGACATGATCCAATCCAAGGATCTGGTGTTAAACTTCTTGGAGGCATGCGCCGCGCTTCGGGAGCCGCTCAAGGCGCACCTCCGTGAGCAGCAGCAGTCGCCTCCGAGCTGCATCATATCTGACACGATGCATTGGTGGACCGGTGACGTCGCAAGAGAGCTTGGTATCCCGAGGCTCGCCTTTAGTGGCTTCTGTGGCTTCTCGTCCCTTGTCAG TTACATCATTTGCCACGACAACTTATTGAAACACGTCACAGATGAGAATGAGCTCATTACGATCTCAGGGTTCCCTACACCACTGGAGTTGGCAAAGGCTAAATGCCCTGGACGCATTCCCATTCCAGGTATGGAGCAAATTCGTGAGAAGATCTATCAAGAGGAGCTGAGATGCGATGGCGTAGTCCTTAACAGCTTCAAAGAGCTGGAGACATTGTATATCGAATCCTTTGAGCAGGTGACAAGGAAGAAAGTATGGACGGTCGGGCCAATGTGCCTCTGCCACCAAAACAGCAACACAATCGCCGCAAGAGGAAACAAGGCGCCAATAGATGAGGCAGAGTGCTTGCAGTGGCTTGATTCAATGAAGCCAGGCTCAGTGATCTTTGTCAGCTTTGGCAGCCTCGCCTGCACTGCACCTCAGCAACTTATTGAGCTCGGCCTGGGACTTGAAGCCACCAAGAAACCATTCATTTGGGTGATCAAAGCAGGAGATAAGTTTCCAGAAGTTGAGGAATGGCTCTCAGATGGCTTCGAGGAACGCGTCAAAGACAGAGGCATGATCATAAGGGGCTGGGCGCCACAGGTGATGATCCTGTGGCACCAAGCCGTTGGAGGATTTATGACGCACTGTGGGTGGAACTCAACAATAGAGGGCATCTGTGCAGGCGTGCCCATGATCACTTGGCCGCACTTTGCCGAGCAGTTTTCAAATGAGAAGCTGGTGGTGGAGGTGCTGAACATTGGGGTGGAGGTTGGAGTGGAAGGAGTTACACGGTGGGGACATGAACACAAAGAGGCTATGGTTACAAGAAATGATGTGGAGAGAGCAGTGTACGCCCTGATGGATGAGGGGAAAGCTGAAGAGCAGTTCCGGGTGAGAGCAAGAGACTGTGCCATTAAGGCAAGGAGGGCTTTCGATGAGGAAGGTTCTTCATATAACAACATAAAGCTACTGATTCAAGAAATGGGAAACAAGACAAATGCATGTGGTTGA